The following proteins are encoded in a genomic region of Pseudomonadota bacterium:
- a CDS encoding Rrf2 family transcriptional regulator: MRLTTKSRYGTRLILDLAIYANEHPVPLRDIARRQNISLKYLEHLIKKLKDAGLIKSRRGPYGGHMLNKSPDKITVGDIVRTLEGTAAITNCAEAEDKLCGVCNMAGDCLSRWVWIEASKAIFNRLDEITIESLISGKKKQICKARKHREELKNNKKRNDELLKSP; this comes from the coding sequence ATGAGATTAACAACAAAAAGCAGATATGGCACACGCCTTATTCTTGATCTTGCTATTTATGCAAATGAACACCCTGTCCCTTTAAGGGATATAGCAAGACGACAGAATATTTCATTAAAATACCTTGAGCATTTGATCAAAAAACTAAAAGATGCCGGTTTAATAAAAAGCCGGAGAGGACCTTATGGCGGGCATATGTTAAATAAATCACCAGATAAAATTACCGTTGGTGATATTGTTCGAACACTTGAGGGAACAGCCGCTATCACAAACTGTGCTGAAGCGGAAGACAAACTTTGCGGTGTGTGCAATATGGCAGGCGATTGTCTCTCCCGATGGGTTTGGATTGAAGCCAGCAAGGCTATCTTTAACCGCCTTGATGAAATTACTATAGAAAGCTTAATATCAGGCAAGAAAAAGCAGATATGTAAAGCAAGGAAACACAGAGAAGAACTTAAAAACAACAAAAAAAGAAATGATGAACTCTTAAAAAGTCCATAA